From the Meiothermus sp. Pnk-1 genome, one window contains:
- the fusA gene encoding elongation factor G, producing MAVKTGYDLTKVRNIGIAAHIDAGKTTTTERILYYTGRIHKIGEVHEGAATMDWMEQERERGITITAAATTAVWKHNNTEYTINIIDTPGHVDFTIEVERSMRVLDGAVAVFDGSQGVEPQSETVWRQADKYRVPRIAFANKMDKTGADIWLTVNSMKERLGARPVLMQLPMGREDTFYGIIDLLRMKAYTYGNDLGTDIRVGEIPAEYLEEARKWHDELIQVAADFDESIMLKYLEGEAPSEAELVAAIRKGTIAMQIFPVFLGSSLKNKGVQLLLDAVVDYLPSPLDIPPVRGKTADGEEVERPADPEGPLAALAFKIMADPYVGRLTFVRIYSGTMTSGSYVQNTTKGRKERVARLLKMHANHREEVEILRAGDLGAVVGLKDTITGDTLVGDGDQPVILESIEVPDPVIDIAIEPKTKADQDKLSQGLARLAEEDPTFRVSTHPETGQTIISGMGELHLEIIVDRLKREFKVEANVGEPQVAYRETITKAVDVEGKFVRQSGGRGQYGHVKIKAEPLPRGSGFEFVNAIVGGVIPKEYIPAVQKGIEEAMQSGPLVGFPIVDVKVTLYDGSYHEVDSSEMAFKIAGSMAIKEAVQKGGSAILEPIMRVEVTTPEDYLGDVIGDLNSRRGQILGMEPRGNAQIVRAYVPLAEMFGYATDLRSKTQGRASFVMFFDHYAEVPKNIQEKLVKGQ from the coding sequence ATGGCCGTCAAGACTGGCTACGATCTAACCAAGGTTCGTAACATCGGCATCGCCGCTCACATCGACGCAGGGAAGACCACCACCACCGAGCGCATCCTCTACTACACCGGCCGCATCCACAAAATCGGTGAGGTGCACGAGGGTGCTGCCACCATGGACTGGATGGAGCAGGAGCGGGAGCGGGGCATCACCATCACCGCCGCCGCCACCACTGCGGTGTGGAAGCATAACAACACCGAATACACCATCAACATCATCGACACCCCTGGCCACGTAGACTTCACCATCGAAGTCGAGCGCTCTATGCGGGTGTTGGATGGTGCGGTGGCGGTCTTTGACGGTTCTCAAGGGGTAGAGCCGCAATCCGAGACGGTGTGGCGTCAGGCCGATAAGTACAGGGTGCCCCGCATCGCCTTCGCCAACAAGATGGACAAGACCGGGGCCGATATCTGGCTCACCGTCAACTCCATGAAGGAGCGGCTGGGGGCGCGGCCGGTGCTGATGCAGCTGCCGATGGGCCGGGAAGACACCTTCTACGGCATCATCGACTTGCTGCGCATGAAGGCCTATACCTACGGCAACGACCTTGGCACCGACATCCGGGTTGGCGAGATCCCTGCGGAGTACCTCGAGGAGGCCCGCAAGTGGCACGATGAGCTGATCCAGGTCGCCGCCGACTTCGACGAGAGCATCATGTTGAAGTACCTCGAGGGAGAGGCGCCCTCCGAGGCCGAGCTGGTGGCGGCGATCCGCAAAGGCACCATCGCCATGCAGATCTTCCCGGTGTTCTTGGGCTCCTCGCTGAAAAACAAAGGGGTGCAGCTGTTGCTGGATGCGGTGGTGGATTACCTGCCCTCGCCGCTCGATATCCCTCCGGTCCGGGGTAAGACTGCGGATGGCGAAGAGGTCGAGCGCCCCGCCGACCCCGAGGGGCCGCTGGCGGCTCTGGCCTTCAAGATCATGGCCGACCCCTACGTGGGCCGCTTGACCTTCGTGCGGATCTACTCGGGCACCATGACCAGCGGCTCGTATGTGCAGAACACCACCAAAGGCCGCAAGGAGCGGGTGGCCCGCCTGCTCAAGATGCACGCCAACCACCGGGAAGAGGTGGAGATCCTGCGGGCCGGGGACCTGGGTGCGGTAGTGGGCCTGAAGGATACCATCACCGGCGACACCCTGGTGGGGGATGGCGACCAGCCGGTGATCCTCGAGTCCATCGAGGTCCCTGACCCGGTGATCGACATCGCCATCGAGCCCAAAACCAAGGCCGACCAGGACAAGCTTTCCCAGGGGCTGGCGCGCTTGGCCGAAGAAGACCCCACCTTCCGGGTCTCCACTCACCCTGAAACCGGCCAGACCATCATCTCCGGGATGGGTGAGCTGCACCTGGAGATCATCGTGGATCGCCTCAAGCGCGAGTTCAAGGTCGAGGCCAACGTGGGCGAACCCCAGGTGGCCTACCGCGAGACCATCACCAAAGCGGTGGACGTGGAGGGCAAGTTCGTCCGTCAGTCGGGCGGTCGCGGCCAGTACGGTCACGTCAAGATCAAAGCCGAGCCCCTGCCGCGCGGATCGGGCTTCGAGTTCGTCAACGCCATTGTGGGTGGGGTGATCCCCAAGGAGTACATCCCCGCCGTGCAGAAGGGCATTGAGGAGGCGATGCAGTCGGGGCCGCTGGTGGGCTTCCCCATCGTAGACGTCAAGGTCACGCTCTACGACGGCAGCTATCACGAGGTGGACTCGAGCGAAATGGCCTTCAAGATCGCCGGTTCGATGGCCATCAAGGAGGCCGTGCAGAAGGGGGGAAGCGCGATACTCGAGCCCATCATGCGGGTCGAGGTGACCACCCCCGAAGACTACCTGGGCGACGTGATTGGCGACCTCAATAGCCGCCGTGGCCAGATCCTGGGGATGGAACCGCGCGGCAATGCCCAGATCGTGCGGGCATACGTACCGCTGGCGGAGATGTTTGGGTATGCTACCGACCTGCGTTCCAAGACCCAGGGCCGGGCTTCTTTCGTGATGTTCTTCGACCACTACGCGGAGGTCCCCAAGAACATCCAGGAAAAGTTGGTCAAAGGCCAGTAA